Proteins from a genomic interval of Crassostrea angulata isolate pt1a10 chromosome 7, ASM2561291v2, whole genome shotgun sequence:
- the LOC128192609 gene encoding phospholipid transfer protein C2CD2L-like isoform X1, protein MADITLKLIWYRLGESFDKMANAGQGITAWLFSDWDDNLLDVLLFGWIGWAVLVVIIVNAVLTFFGPLKPRDSWDQSTRGVPGTIVVEKTGSESCQWLNSALNWFYLHYDKFPEFVDAWVLGLNEQTTKLGGPVQLRFERVKSGSLPPKFSEVTFQAGPEDKYVVKCKVDSKDLSFAIFASQQTSEGVKLTNLTTSILKLKGSLRLECFNRGNDMMAKVAFEGRPDVRIVGKPVNPYQDPSDLVDIEVVEEVVRNAICLATTEFNITKCITGQSQNIPRVCGGSPASSPVSPKPRSEEVFKPIEAKQTQSTFQSPNSSFATPAPRSNRTSEEKRLLVKVIKASGLAAKGATGTIDPACVVFMDNPPQSQITSVVKTSLNPFWDEQFLFEISGNTKELKFEVIDKSRPTGENFLGEATVYFDDIKRNASSRQIIPLQGVTDDGTMASGSITVEFLFLDPVDTNGLGPVLNQQRNVTSPKRTIQVNQARTPGGTLVTTTTMTTERPRDQKHEAPVDASPHYVEKQNVFDFDMSENTSIDTLNTTNASLNQQNLSLSSSAEVVTMNGVESVTETAIRELKNRKFKSKTPSRTSTLIITGVKKSPDEVQQEVPVVTTQPPSPGQHDQKDRKKGMSLARQIKKRFSRSKKRSHSAERSSNSLREGSNYLQPPDSGHGKPQSKDDIELVRGKAESPGTPNLKKSRSLGGSLKKLFRRGRKQDRSQGETSRESSFSRSSTRNVSQGPSRDGSLSRNADPKDMQYQQTLIS, encoded by the exons ATGGCTGATATCACATTGAAGCTGATCTGGTATCGGCTAGGGGAGAGTTTCGACAAAATGGCGAATGCGGGCCAGGGAATTACGGCTTGGTTGTTTTCAGACTGGGACGATAATTTGTTGGATGTTTTGCTTTTCGGATGGATTGGATGGGCAGTATTAGTCGTTATAATTGTCAATGCAGTGTTGACATTTTTCGGGCCCCTGAAACCCCGTGATAGTTGGGACCAGAGCACAAGAGGGGTTCCAGGGACGATTGTAGTAGAGAAAACCGGATCGGAATCCTGTCAGTGGTTGAACTCTGCTTTAAAttggttttatttacattatgacAAATTTCCAGAGTTCGTGGACGCCTGGGTGTTGGGTTTGAACGAACAGACAACAAAACTTGGG GGACCAGTACAGCTGAGGTTTGAGAGAGTCAAGTCCGGCAGTCTGCCACCTAAGTTCAGTGAGGTGACTTTCCAAGCTGGCCCCGAGGACAAATAT GTTGTCAAATGCAAGGTGGACTCCAAAGACCTGTCATTTGCCATTTTCGCTTCCCAGCAGACTTCAGAAGGCGTTAAGCTCACCAACTTGACCACGAGCATACTCAAGCTGAAAGGCTCG CTTCGATTGGAATGCTTCAACAGAGGAAACGATATGATGGCTAAGGTCGCGTTTGAAGGTCGTCCTGATGTTCGAATCGTTGGAAAACCTGTGAACCCTTACCAG GACCCCTCAGACCTGGTGGATATTGAAGTGGTGGAGGAGGTGGTTAGGAATGCCATCTGTCTGGCCACCACCGAATTCAACATCACCAAGTGTATAACCGGTCAGTCCCAGAACATCCCCCGAGTATGTGGTGGGTCCCCAGCCTCCTCCCCCGTCTCTCCCAAGCCCCGCAGCGAGGAAGTATTCAAACCCATTGAGGCCAAGCAGACTCAAAGCACG TTTCAGTCTCCAAACTCAAGCTTTGCAACCCCTGCACCAAGGTCAAACAGAACTTCGGAGGAGAAAAGACTGTTGGTCAAGGTCATTAAAGCAAGTGGACTGGCTGCCAAAGGGGCCACTG GCACCATTGACCCAGCCTGTGTTGTGTTCATGGATAATCCTCCCCAGAGCCAGATTACCAGTGTTGTCAAGACTTCCCTCAATCCTTTCTGGGATGAACAGTTTTTGTT TGAAATAAGTGGAAATACTAAGGAGCTTAAGTTTGAAGTCATTGACAAAAGCAGACCCACTGGAG AGAATTTCCTGGGTGAGGCGACAGTGTACTTTGATGACATTAAGAGAAATGCCAGCAGTCGACAGATCATCCCCCTACAGGGTGTTACAGATGATGGCACCATGGCCAGCGGCTCCATCACTGTGGAG TTTCTGTTTTTGGACCCTGTTGATACAAATGGCTTAGGCCCAGTACTGAACCAGCAGAGGAATGTCACGTCTCCAAAGAGAACCATCCAAGTGAACCAGGCTCGGACACCAGGGGGCACTCTGGTTACCACGACAACTATGACAACAGAAAGACCAAGAGATCAGAAGCATGAAGCTCCTGTGGATG CATCCCCACATTATGTAGAGAAgcaaaatgtttttgattttgatatgtCGGAAAACACAAGTATAGACACTTTGAACACGACCAACGCCAGTCTGAATCAACAGAATTTGTCTCTCTCATCTTCAG CAGAAGTAGTAACAATGAATGGGGTGGAATCAGTGACTGAAACAGCCATTAGAGAGTTAAAGAACAGAAAGTTCAAATCTAAAACACCATCTAGGACTAGTACACTCATCATTACAGGGGTCAAAAAG AGCCCTGATGAGGTACAGCAGGAAGTTCCCGTGGTAACGACCCAACCTCCATCACCAGGTCAGCACGATCAAAAAG ACCGAAAGAAGGGCATGTCCCTTGCACGACAAATCAAGAAAAGGTTTTCTCGCTCAAAGAAGCGCTCGCACAGTGCTGAAAGGTCGAGCAACTCTTTGAGAGAGGGCTCGAACTATCTGCAGCCACCCGACTCTGGCCACGGGAAACCACAATCCAAAG ATGACATAGAATTGGTGAGAGGGAAGGCTGAGTCGCCAGGAACACCTAATCTGAAGAAATCTCGCTCCCTGGGAGGAAGCCTCAAGAAGCTGTTCCGTAGGGGCAGGAAGCAGGACAGATCCCAGGGCGAGACTTCCAGGGAGAGCTCATTCTCGAGATCCTCAACTCGAAACGTCTCGCAAGGACCTTCCAGGGATGGTTCACTTAGTAGAAATGCTGACCCAAAGGATATGCAATATCAACAGACATTAATCTCATAG
- the LOC128192609 gene encoding phospholipid transfer protein C2CD2L-like isoform X5: protein MADITLKLIWYRLGESFDKMANAGQGITAWLFSDWDDNLLDVLLFGWIGWAVLVVIIVNAVLTFFGPLKPRDSWDQSTRGVPGTIVVEKTGSESCQWLNSALNWFYLHYDKFPEFVDAWVLGLNEQTTKLGGPVQLRFERVKSGSLPPKFSEVTFQAGPEDKYVVKCKVDSKDLSFAIFASQQTSEGVKLTNLTTSILKLKGSLRLECFNRGNDMMAKVAFEGRPDVRIVGKPVNPYQDPSDLVDIEVVEEVVRNAICLATTEFNITKCITGQSQNIPRVCGGSPASSPVSPKPRSEEVFKPIEAKQTQSTFQSPNSSFATPAPRSNRTSEEKRLLVKVIKASGLAAKGATGTIDPACVVFMDNPPQSQITSVVKTSLNPFWDEQFLFEISGNTKELKFEVIDKSRPTGENFLGEATVYFDDIKRNASSRQIIPLQGVTDDGTMASGSITVEFLFLDPVDTNGLGPVLNQQRNVTSPKRTIQVNQARTPGGTLVTTTTMTTERPRDQKHEAPVDASPHYVEKQNVFDFDMSENTSIDTLNTTNASLNQQNLSLSSSAEVVTMNGVESVTETAIRELKNRKFKSKTPSRTSTLIITGVKKSPDEVQQEVPVVTTQPPSPGQHDQKDDIELVRGKAESPGTPNLKKSRSLGGSLKKLFRRGRKQDRSQGETSRESSFSRSSTRNVSQGPSRDGSLSRNADPKDMQYQQTLIS from the exons ATGGCTGATATCACATTGAAGCTGATCTGGTATCGGCTAGGGGAGAGTTTCGACAAAATGGCGAATGCGGGCCAGGGAATTACGGCTTGGTTGTTTTCAGACTGGGACGATAATTTGTTGGATGTTTTGCTTTTCGGATGGATTGGATGGGCAGTATTAGTCGTTATAATTGTCAATGCAGTGTTGACATTTTTCGGGCCCCTGAAACCCCGTGATAGTTGGGACCAGAGCACAAGAGGGGTTCCAGGGACGATTGTAGTAGAGAAAACCGGATCGGAATCCTGTCAGTGGTTGAACTCTGCTTTAAAttggttttatttacattatgacAAATTTCCAGAGTTCGTGGACGCCTGGGTGTTGGGTTTGAACGAACAGACAACAAAACTTGGG GGACCAGTACAGCTGAGGTTTGAGAGAGTCAAGTCCGGCAGTCTGCCACCTAAGTTCAGTGAGGTGACTTTCCAAGCTGGCCCCGAGGACAAATAT GTTGTCAAATGCAAGGTGGACTCCAAAGACCTGTCATTTGCCATTTTCGCTTCCCAGCAGACTTCAGAAGGCGTTAAGCTCACCAACTTGACCACGAGCATACTCAAGCTGAAAGGCTCG CTTCGATTGGAATGCTTCAACAGAGGAAACGATATGATGGCTAAGGTCGCGTTTGAAGGTCGTCCTGATGTTCGAATCGTTGGAAAACCTGTGAACCCTTACCAG GACCCCTCAGACCTGGTGGATATTGAAGTGGTGGAGGAGGTGGTTAGGAATGCCATCTGTCTGGCCACCACCGAATTCAACATCACCAAGTGTATAACCGGTCAGTCCCAGAACATCCCCCGAGTATGTGGTGGGTCCCCAGCCTCCTCCCCCGTCTCTCCCAAGCCCCGCAGCGAGGAAGTATTCAAACCCATTGAGGCCAAGCAGACTCAAAGCACG TTTCAGTCTCCAAACTCAAGCTTTGCAACCCCTGCACCAAGGTCAAACAGAACTTCGGAGGAGAAAAGACTGTTGGTCAAGGTCATTAAAGCAAGTGGACTGGCTGCCAAAGGGGCCACTG GCACCATTGACCCAGCCTGTGTTGTGTTCATGGATAATCCTCCCCAGAGCCAGATTACCAGTGTTGTCAAGACTTCCCTCAATCCTTTCTGGGATGAACAGTTTTTGTT TGAAATAAGTGGAAATACTAAGGAGCTTAAGTTTGAAGTCATTGACAAAAGCAGACCCACTGGAG AGAATTTCCTGGGTGAGGCGACAGTGTACTTTGATGACATTAAGAGAAATGCCAGCAGTCGACAGATCATCCCCCTACAGGGTGTTACAGATGATGGCACCATGGCCAGCGGCTCCATCACTGTGGAG TTTCTGTTTTTGGACCCTGTTGATACAAATGGCTTAGGCCCAGTACTGAACCAGCAGAGGAATGTCACGTCTCCAAAGAGAACCATCCAAGTGAACCAGGCTCGGACACCAGGGGGCACTCTGGTTACCACGACAACTATGACAACAGAAAGACCAAGAGATCAGAAGCATGAAGCTCCTGTGGATG CATCCCCACATTATGTAGAGAAgcaaaatgtttttgattttgatatgtCGGAAAACACAAGTATAGACACTTTGAACACGACCAACGCCAGTCTGAATCAACAGAATTTGTCTCTCTCATCTTCAG CAGAAGTAGTAACAATGAATGGGGTGGAATCAGTGACTGAAACAGCCATTAGAGAGTTAAAGAACAGAAAGTTCAAATCTAAAACACCATCTAGGACTAGTACACTCATCATTACAGGGGTCAAAAAG AGCCCTGATGAGGTACAGCAGGAAGTTCCCGTGGTAACGACCCAACCTCCATCACCAGGTCAGCACGATCAAAAAG ATGACATAGAATTGGTGAGAGGGAAGGCTGAGTCGCCAGGAACACCTAATCTGAAGAAATCTCGCTCCCTGGGAGGAAGCCTCAAGAAGCTGTTCCGTAGGGGCAGGAAGCAGGACAGATCCCAGGGCGAGACTTCCAGGGAGAGCTCATTCTCGAGATCCTCAACTCGAAACGTCTCGCAAGGACCTTCCAGGGATGGTTCACTTAGTAGAAATGCTGACCCAAAGGATATGCAATATCAACAGACATTAATCTCATAG
- the LOC128192609 gene encoding phospholipid transfer protein C2CD2L-like isoform X2 — protein sequence MADITLKLIWYRLGESFDKMANAGQGITAWLFSDWDDNLLDVLLFGWIGWAVLVVIIVNAVLTFFGPLKPRDSWDQSTRGVPGTIVVEKTGSESCQWLNSALNWFYLHYDKFPEFVDAWVLGLNEQTTKLGGPVQLRFERVKSGSLPPKFSEVTFQAGPEDKYVVKCKVDSKDLSFAIFASQQTSEGVKLTNLTTSILKLKGSLRLECFNRGNDMMAKVAFEGRPDVRIVGKPVNPYQDPSDLVDIEVVEEVVRNAICLATTEFNITKCITGQSQNIPRVCGGSPASSPVSPKPRSEEVFKPIEAKQTQSTFQSPNSSFATPAPRSNRTSEEKRLLVKVIKASGLAAKGATGTIDPACVVFMDNPPQSQITSVVKTSLNPFWDEQFLFEISGNTKELKFEVIDKSRPTGENFLGEATVYFDDIKRNASSRQIIPLQGVTDDGTMASGSITVEFLFLDPVDTNGLGPVLNQQRNVTSPKRTIQVNQARTPGGTLVTTTTMTTERPRDQKHEAPVDASPHYVEKQNVFDFDMSENTSIDTLNTTNASLNQQNLSLSSSEVVTMNGVESVTETAIRELKNRKFKSKTPSRTSTLIITGVKKSPDEVQQEVPVVTTQPPSPGQHDQKDRKKGMSLARQIKKRFSRSKKRSHSAERSSNSLREGSNYLQPPDSGHGKPQSKDDIELVRGKAESPGTPNLKKSRSLGGSLKKLFRRGRKQDRSQGETSRESSFSRSSTRNVSQGPSRDGSLSRNADPKDMQYQQTLIS from the exons ATGGCTGATATCACATTGAAGCTGATCTGGTATCGGCTAGGGGAGAGTTTCGACAAAATGGCGAATGCGGGCCAGGGAATTACGGCTTGGTTGTTTTCAGACTGGGACGATAATTTGTTGGATGTTTTGCTTTTCGGATGGATTGGATGGGCAGTATTAGTCGTTATAATTGTCAATGCAGTGTTGACATTTTTCGGGCCCCTGAAACCCCGTGATAGTTGGGACCAGAGCACAAGAGGGGTTCCAGGGACGATTGTAGTAGAGAAAACCGGATCGGAATCCTGTCAGTGGTTGAACTCTGCTTTAAAttggttttatttacattatgacAAATTTCCAGAGTTCGTGGACGCCTGGGTGTTGGGTTTGAACGAACAGACAACAAAACTTGGG GGACCAGTACAGCTGAGGTTTGAGAGAGTCAAGTCCGGCAGTCTGCCACCTAAGTTCAGTGAGGTGACTTTCCAAGCTGGCCCCGAGGACAAATAT GTTGTCAAATGCAAGGTGGACTCCAAAGACCTGTCATTTGCCATTTTCGCTTCCCAGCAGACTTCAGAAGGCGTTAAGCTCACCAACTTGACCACGAGCATACTCAAGCTGAAAGGCTCG CTTCGATTGGAATGCTTCAACAGAGGAAACGATATGATGGCTAAGGTCGCGTTTGAAGGTCGTCCTGATGTTCGAATCGTTGGAAAACCTGTGAACCCTTACCAG GACCCCTCAGACCTGGTGGATATTGAAGTGGTGGAGGAGGTGGTTAGGAATGCCATCTGTCTGGCCACCACCGAATTCAACATCACCAAGTGTATAACCGGTCAGTCCCAGAACATCCCCCGAGTATGTGGTGGGTCCCCAGCCTCCTCCCCCGTCTCTCCCAAGCCCCGCAGCGAGGAAGTATTCAAACCCATTGAGGCCAAGCAGACTCAAAGCACG TTTCAGTCTCCAAACTCAAGCTTTGCAACCCCTGCACCAAGGTCAAACAGAACTTCGGAGGAGAAAAGACTGTTGGTCAAGGTCATTAAAGCAAGTGGACTGGCTGCCAAAGGGGCCACTG GCACCATTGACCCAGCCTGTGTTGTGTTCATGGATAATCCTCCCCAGAGCCAGATTACCAGTGTTGTCAAGACTTCCCTCAATCCTTTCTGGGATGAACAGTTTTTGTT TGAAATAAGTGGAAATACTAAGGAGCTTAAGTTTGAAGTCATTGACAAAAGCAGACCCACTGGAG AGAATTTCCTGGGTGAGGCGACAGTGTACTTTGATGACATTAAGAGAAATGCCAGCAGTCGACAGATCATCCCCCTACAGGGTGTTACAGATGATGGCACCATGGCCAGCGGCTCCATCACTGTGGAG TTTCTGTTTTTGGACCCTGTTGATACAAATGGCTTAGGCCCAGTACTGAACCAGCAGAGGAATGTCACGTCTCCAAAGAGAACCATCCAAGTGAACCAGGCTCGGACACCAGGGGGCACTCTGGTTACCACGACAACTATGACAACAGAAAGACCAAGAGATCAGAAGCATGAAGCTCCTGTGGATG CATCCCCACATTATGTAGAGAAgcaaaatgtttttgattttgatatgtCGGAAAACACAAGTATAGACACTTTGAACACGACCAACGCCAGTCTGAATCAACAGAATTTGTCTCTCTCATCTTCAG AAGTAGTAACAATGAATGGGGTGGAATCAGTGACTGAAACAGCCATTAGAGAGTTAAAGAACAGAAAGTTCAAATCTAAAACACCATCTAGGACTAGTACACTCATCATTACAGGGGTCAAAAAG AGCCCTGATGAGGTACAGCAGGAAGTTCCCGTGGTAACGACCCAACCTCCATCACCAGGTCAGCACGATCAAAAAG ACCGAAAGAAGGGCATGTCCCTTGCACGACAAATCAAGAAAAGGTTTTCTCGCTCAAAGAAGCGCTCGCACAGTGCTGAAAGGTCGAGCAACTCTTTGAGAGAGGGCTCGAACTATCTGCAGCCACCCGACTCTGGCCACGGGAAACCACAATCCAAAG ATGACATAGAATTGGTGAGAGGGAAGGCTGAGTCGCCAGGAACACCTAATCTGAAGAAATCTCGCTCCCTGGGAGGAAGCCTCAAGAAGCTGTTCCGTAGGGGCAGGAAGCAGGACAGATCCCAGGGCGAGACTTCCAGGGAGAGCTCATTCTCGAGATCCTCAACTCGAAACGTCTCGCAAGGACCTTCCAGGGATGGTTCACTTAGTAGAAATGCTGACCCAAAGGATATGCAATATCAACAGACATTAATCTCATAG